The genomic interval aatgtatgaaaaaaatccTCTGAGACACCTTTCATGTctgtaaatgagaaaaaaatcttacatttaataCTTATAACCCTcccctttttttctcatttttgttagtttgtggCTCAGCCAAACTGTCAGCAGCTCCTGGCCTCAAGGTGGTACGATGAGTTTCCTGGGTGGAGGCGGCGCCACTGGGCAGGAAAATTCATCACCTGTGTCTTTATTGGCCTCCTCTATCCTGTTTTTGCCCTTTGTTACCTCATCGTACCCAAGAGTCGCTATGGCCTCTTCATCCGCAAGCCCTTCATCAAGTTTATCTGCCACACTGCATCGTACCTGACCTttctgttcctgctgctgcttgcCTCCCAGCATATTGTCACCACAGAACAAGACAGGCAAGACCGACAGGGCCCTCCACCGACCACTGTAGAGTGGATGATACTACCATGGGTGCTGGGTGAGTATCGTATAGAATGATCACCTGGTGCAAAAGCACTGACACTGAAACATCCAGTGCCCTTTGAACTAATTTTTATgacttcacaaaaacaaatttcagtgACTTTGATAATAGAAGCAGCTATCACTCTAATTATGCTTCCAAGTCTTCTGGATCCTTATTTTTGGCCTATTCTTCCTCACAACATAGCTCAGCAACTGACAGATTGTATGGAGATAATTTCTGACCCTCATGTTTCTGTTCTGGCCACAGATTCCCAATGCTGTTGTCAGGGTGAAAACACTACTGAGCGCCAGTTATCccccacaaaaaacattttacatatttgccataaagttacattttaatctTTGGACTTTGACATGTTGATGGAGATAGATGGCCCATTTGAATTGGGTGTGTTGGAGTAGAGATGTCTAAAACTGGCATGAAACCGACCTTCGAGGACTGGAGCTGGACACCCATGATTTAAAGAAATCGGAGTAAAtggggttgaatacaaatggaCATCATACTTtgcaagttcttttttttaaataactttctcTTTAACTAAATTCATATTGATTCAACacataaaattgcaataaatttTCTTCAAGTTTCAGATTATAATGTGGTAAGATGATAAAAACTAAAGGGATATGGATACTTTTGTGAAGCAAAGTATTTAATCAATAAATCTTCTACTTTCATTCCCTTACATATCTCAGTCTGTCAGTCAactattttatcaattttatgtcttttccTAGGATTTATTTGGGCAGAGATTAAACAAATGTGGGATGGTGGTTTCCAGGACTACGTCCATGACTGGTGGAACTTGATGGACTTTGTCATGAACTCTCTTTACCTGGCCACTATATCCCTCAAGATTGTAGCCTACACCAAGGTAATGATGGTCTATGAAGGGCAGTAAAACTGTCAGTGTGAGTTATCTTTTGTGCTTCATTTCATATTCCATCCTTTCTTCTTCCCTATTTAGTACAGTGGTACTAAACCCAGGAACCAGTGGGAAATGTGGCACCCCACTTTAGTAGCTGAGGCAGTGTTTGCCATTGCAAACATATTCAGTTCCCTGCGCCTCATCTCCCTCTTCACCGCTAATTCCCATCTGGGGCCTCTGCAGATCTCACTCGGCCGAATGCTACTGGATATTCTGAAGttcctttttatttactgtCTGGTAAACCCAACAAATGCTTCCAGATAAACCGGAGGTCTGCAGTAGATGTGCACAGTGGGACAGGACATTTGACATTTGCTCTTTCTTCAGGTTCTCCTGGCCTTCGCTAATGGACTTAACCAGCTGTACTTTTACTATGAGACAAAAGCTTCagaagagaaaggaaaatgcAAAGGGATCCGCTGTGTAGAGCAGAACAATGCTTTCTCCACGTGAGTTACTGCatgtgtgatgctgtgaaaaACAGTGTTAtagaaaatgactttttcttgTGTAAACTGTTACTGAGatgaaaatatgtgaaaggCTTTCTGTTGCTAAGAGAACAGCAACAGAAAGCTGGGTTGCAGTTGATTATGGCAGATGCAAAGGATGATTAAACTTGTTTGAACCCTGAGTCATGCTGCAAAGTTTCTGTGGTATGTTTAAGttcttaaattattatttaaaatgacaatgCATTATGTACTACCTGTTACAGCATGTTACAGCCCCAAAGTTCAAAGTAGACATATACCAACAAAAAGTCATTTGACTGATGTTCATGTTAGTCAtcaaagtccaggcctaaaTCAATATGAAAAGCAGTGATGGTTCTTCAAAATTGATGATCAAAGATTCTTTCCATTTATTCTCCTTGAACGACAAGCTATTTTGCTAAGGAAATTGAGCATTTCCAAATCTCTTGCAGGTTGTTTGAGACCCTACAATCCCTTTTCTGGTCTATCTTTGGACTAATCAGCCTCTATGTAACCAATGTGGATCCAGACCACCAATTTACTGAATTTGTTGGTGCCACCATGTTTGGGACATACAACATAATTTCCCTGGTGGTGCTCCTCAACATGCTGATAGCCATGATGAATAACTCTTACCAGCACATTGCTGTGAGTACATGACATAATACatgtagaagaaaaacatcacaatacTCAGCCCagtatatgttttttaaatatacttaaATCTGTTTGTAGGACCATGCAGACATTGAGTGGAAGTTCGCAAGAACAAAGTTGTGGATGAGTTACTTTGAGGAGGGTGCCACGGTTCCTGCCCCTTTCAACATTATTCCGAGCCCCAAAACATTCTGGTACCTCATGTGTTGGATCAAGAGACAAGTGTGTAAGAGGACTCGGTCCAAGAGAACCAAAAGCTTTGGAACTCTTGGAGTAAGTTGGTATGGCAGACATGATGGCATCCTTTCACTATCAAATAACCTACGCTTCTCAATACATATTTATGTAAAGATGATTGTTGTTAAAAATTCTTTGTGAAGAAAACACAGTTTAGGTCTTTGAATCAGGAGACATTACAGTACACTGGTTACCTCATATATGGAGGCTATTAGTCTTTTACATAGTAAACCAGGATTTGTCTACGCACCTTTGCTACATACCCAATCCCAACACCTCACCACCCCGTACTTCTTCTAGAAGACTAATGTGAACAACAAAGAACATTTACAAatcaacaatgaaaaaaaacaaacaaaaaaacaagatgtttaaGAGAAAGCAGTAAGATGCCTTTCACTTCATGCATTGCCTTTCCTCCTTTTCAGGTTAAATTAGGTTTAatgttataatattttgttgcatcACCATTTTAAGGCAGTCACAGTGAGGCACCTTGTAGAGTAAAAGTACtaatttaaaactgtaatgttaTAAGGACTATCCAGATTAGATTTAcgttatttttctttactttttcttattGAACATGAATGTTTCTGATGTCCATGTAGAGACGGGCTGCGGAAAACGTGAGGATAAACCATCAATATCAGGTAAAAACAATATCTCTTACATCAATCTGAATACCGTGACTTGCAGGGTTGTTTGTGTGCATTAAGGAAACTTGTTCTGCCCCTTGACGTCCTTTTTGCACATCTGATTTCAATCTGAGCACACACTGTCACGTTCAGCAGGACTGGCAATTACAGCCAGCAGGTTATTTATCATCATTCTCTGCCAAGGATTTCCTATTTGCCCACCTCCGCAGGGGGTCATGACAGCATCTGCATAGAAAATGTTGCTATGGATAGATTCTACTTTCTGTgtataactttttttctcttgcatttTGATGAAGCATTTTCCTCTTGTTTCAGGAGGTATTGAGGAACCTGGTAAAACGTTATGTGGCTGCAATGATCAGAGATGCTAAGACAGAAGAGGGCCTGACTGAAGACAACTTCAAGGTAAGATCAGGTCCCGCTCATTATAAATAACCATAAGCAgttattttcagtatttctaTCTATAGCagatcaaacattttccatcccTGGTAGAGTCAAATCTACTTAGATAAATTGCTTGTCAGACTGAGAGCGGTAATTTATGGCATATTTTGCAGACAATTGTTTACCTGACACACAGCAGTACTATTTTGGTTCTCTCTAACAAATCTAATGTTGCTCCGtcacatcatttatttttgttatgacCTAATTAGCAAGAAAGACATAGCAAGTAATCTCCTGGTCTATCTGCAAGAGATAGCCACATATGTACTAACATATATGCACAAATACTAACAGGAAGCACTAAGTGCTTAGACTGGACTGAGTTTGaacaaaataagcaattttTATGAAGGGCGGACAGATTTctcagaaatatatatttttttattttttaaagcaattttttgtAAAGTCATGATTGCCAATAGTGGCCTTACCTATTGTGGAAAGATATTGCTGTGAGATTGTTGGAGAAGTAAATACATCATTGGAGGAAAGGAAATTAACAAGCTAATGAGACATTCATAGTATTAATCTGCCTCATCAGCGATTGTAATAGGAGGATAATCATAAAAACAGTCACTGGTCCTGGTAAGCAGAGGAATATACCATCTTCAATACTGTCACACCACCAGTTATGTTTGTGTGCAagaggatgtttgtttttaagaagaagaccaactaaaacaaataaatatcttcTATAGGTGGCATGTACAGTATGTAGGTGGTATGTTATatgattagtattttttttaatgtctggctttttttctaaacaaaaaaaagatcattgGTATCTAGGTATCTAGATTATTGGTATCAAGGGCGATGTCAGGGGGTTCTTTGAAACtctttttaagtctttttaaaataatatttcccaAGATAGTTTTCTATAACCACTGTAACAAATAATTAAAGATAAGCATTAATTATTTCAGAGTGACTTTTTCTTTGCTCTCTCAGGAGTTGAAACAAGATATTTCCAGCTTCCGCTATGAGGTGATGGGCATGATGAAGACGGGGAAGCCTGCTCTACAGGGCGCGATAGCCAGTTCCAGTTCAGTGGAATCCAGTCTTGCTTATCCAAATTCCTCGCTCAAAATTTCCCCTGGCCTTCCAGCCAGCCAGGCAAAAAGCAAGCTCAACCGATTCAAGATCACTGCATCCATCCTCAAACAAACCAGCTCTCTTGCTTCACCCAGGCCTCCTGAAGCATCCAACGGTCTTCCTAATGGACTCTTGGCATCAGATGAGGGTTGCAGTGAACCATCAAGCCAGCGGAGAAACTGCTCCAAAGATATTAGTGACTTTAGTTTGTTTCAAAAACGCCACTGGAGTGGTAAAGAAGTCCCATCAGGGTCAGGCGAGGTTCTGAGAGAGATGTACTCTCTGTCAGAGGAGGCAGGAGAGTCAGGGGGTTCAGACACAGAAGAGGAGAGTAAGGAGGATACAGCTAAGGCTGAAGAAGAACTGCTGGTGAATAAATCGGATGAAGACTTTCCAGAGAATAAAAAAGAGCTAAACATTAACAGAAGCCTTGAATGTGAAGATAAACAAcctgaagaagagaaaaaaaatctagctccACAAGAAAGGAACCATGATATATGAAGATGCATGAAGTGCCCTGCAAAAACATTCCTGTCCTATAGATTATTTCATGTTGCAGTCACAAACCAACACCCACCAATTGTGAAGTGATGAGCATTTGTATTTAGGTTCCTTTTTCTCTAATACCCCTAAAAAAAATTTAGTGGAAATAGCTGTCTTCAGACATCAGCATACTACAAAGTGTGGTGATATTCAGAGAACTAGCTGAGAGGAGCTGAAAAGATCCACAGACAAGGTGTGAGAATAATTTGATAGGATAGCTATTTGTCATGCACTttacaaatctggcctttaagGAAAAGCAACAGGAACAAAACCATTATtgagaaaaagtaataaaaactccTATTTAAGGTTTTGTAACAAGTCATGCAGGGGACCCAGTAAACATGTATAAGTTTCTTTGgccaaattaaatcaaaactgaaCATGCATCAATGGTTTTATCATTGTTGTGGTATACCATATAAATGGTCAAAAAAGAAATagatgtttgtggttgcaacataaaatgtaaataaatatcagggagcatgaatatttttgcaagacacttATAACTACAGGCCACACTGTTCTGAAGACAAAAGGACTGACAATCAGGACAGGATTTGG from Xiphophorus maculatus strain JP 163 A chromosome 11, X_maculatus-5.0-male, whole genome shotgun sequence carries:
- the trpc4 gene encoding LOW QUALITY PROTEIN: short transient receptor potential channel 4 (The sequence of the model RefSeq protein was modified relative to this genomic sequence to represent the inferred CDS: inserted 1 base in 1 codon); translation: MSQLYYRRTDSSSYRDRIPLRIVRAESELSPLEKAYLGAVEKGDYASVKQALEEAEIYFKININCIDPLGRTALLIAIENENLEIIELLLSFSVYVGDALLHAIRKEVVGAVELLLNHKKSSGGMQVPPILLDKQFSDFTPDITPIILAAHTNNYEIIKLLVQKGVSMPQPHEVRCNCVECVSSSDVDSLRHSRSRLNIYKALSSPSLIALSSEDPFLTAFRLSWELQELSKVENEFKSEYEELSQQCKQFAKDLLDQTRSSRELEMILNYRDDANLLEEEGNNDLARLKLAIKYHQKEFVAQPNCQQLLASRWYDEFPGWRRRHWAGKFITCVFIGLLYPVFALCYLIVPKSRYGLFIRKPFIKFICHTASYLTFLFLLLLASQHIVTTEQDRQDRQGPPPTTVEWMILPWVLGFIWAEIKQMWDGGFQDYVHDWWNLMDFVMNSLYLATISLKIVAYTKYSGTKPRNQWEMWHPTLVAEAVFAIANIFSSLRLISLFTANSHLGPLQISLGRMLLDILKFLFIYCLVLLAFANGLNQLYFYYETKASEEKGKCKGIRCVEQNNAFSTLFETLQSLFWSIFGLISLYVTNVDPDHQFTEFVGATMFGTYNIISLVVLLNMLIAMMNNSYQHIADHADIEWKFARTKLWMSYFEEGATVPAPFNIIPSPKTFWYLMCWIKRQVCKRTRSKRTKSFGTLGRRAAENVRINHQYQEVLRNLVKRYVAAMIRDAKTEEGLTEDNFKELKQDISSFRYEVMGMMKTGKPALQGAIASSSSVESSLAYPNSSLKISPGLPASQAKSKLNRFKITASILKQTSSLASPRPPEASNGLPNGLLASDEGCSEPSSQRRNCSKDISDFSLFQKRHWSGKEVPSGSGEVLREMYSLSEEAGESGGSDTEEESKEDTAKAEEELLVNKSDEDFPENKKELNINRSLECEDKQPEEEXKKSSSTRKEP